One window from the genome of Salisaeta longa DSM 21114 encodes:
- a CDS encoding sulfotransferase family protein encodes MTPPTVLSSAPTAARPATTAAAASNARAMRYGIVLGAPRSGTTYLMSVFNSLPAVEALTGTVLPTAIPHVVNQDISPDVYDALAVGFERALDAYLHSGRYRSRAAALQKWVRAPSGLAGLRRAWRSERTESLFVYKEPFLSFAPEFVLDALPAAKIVHIYRDGRDVANSLVKTYNVLTDEALTTLQGSEMRIGRRVGDRYVPWWVPAEESEAFLGATPYVRAIWMWSYMLRRCHEAFTAPAVSDSGRVLTIRYEDFVRDPVATGEAILAHYGVAPTRSFRRQLAKARTTSIGKHEQRPPEEIAAAERVAGETLALYGYL; translated from the coding sequence ATGACCCCCCCAACAGTGCTTTCCTCCGCGCCTACCGCCGCCCGCCCCGCGACAACCGCCGCTGCGGCCTCCAACGCCCGCGCCATGCGCTACGGCATCGTACTGGGCGCGCCGCGCTCGGGCACCACCTACCTCATGAGCGTCTTCAACAGCTTGCCCGCGGTAGAGGCCCTCACGGGCACCGTCTTGCCCACGGCCATCCCACACGTGGTGAACCAGGACATTTCCCCGGACGTGTACGACGCGCTTGCGGTTGGATTTGAGCGGGCGCTGGATGCGTATCTGCATTCCGGGCGCTACCGGTCGCGGGCCGCGGCGCTCCAAAAGTGGGTGCGTGCGCCCAGCGGACTCGCCGGCCTGCGCCGTGCCTGGCGCAGCGAGCGCACCGAGTCATTGTTCGTGTACAAAGAGCCGTTCCTAAGCTTTGCACCCGAGTTTGTGCTCGATGCCCTGCCCGCGGCCAAGATCGTGCACATCTACCGCGACGGGCGCGACGTCGCCAACTCGCTCGTCAAAACGTACAACGTGCTCACCGACGAGGCCCTCACCACGCTCCAGGGCTCCGAGATGCGCATCGGGCGGCGCGTAGGCGATCGGTACGTGCCGTGGTGGGTGCCTGCGGAAGAGTCGGAGGCATTCCTTGGCGCCACGCCGTACGTGCGTGCCATCTGGATGTGGAGCTACATGCTGCGGCGCTGCCACGAGGCGTTCACTGCACCCGCCGTGAGCGATAGCGGACGCGTGCTCACCATCCGCTACGAGGACTTTGTGCGCGATCCGGTGGCCACCGGCGAAGCCATTTTGGCACACTACGGCGTGGCCCCCACCCGCTCCTTCCGCCGCCAACTGGCCAAGGCCCGCACCACGTCCATCGGCAAGCATGAGCAGCGCCCGCCCGAGGAAATTGCGGCCGCCGAGCGCGTGGCTGGCGAGACGCTTGCGCTGTACGGATACCTCTGA
- a CDS encoding glycosyltransferase family 4 protein, translating to MRVLACNSPYEQGGIGQHFAQLVEESRAAGLLYRYYTPGNIPAADVLGAPIARPSWWHTLLQVPPLRWSPGWKSWTLNTLFDRHMARRLPDGASAYMGFVGKSLHTFRAARAQGYETLELVAANSHVDQVMRQHRTAARATGLHDSWLNDAQRRATRAEYALADRIYVHSNYVRASFVAAGIPSHKLVRTVLRPHPRFAPPAARPADGRFRMVYVGRLDATKGITHLVEAFAALNDPTAELTLVGGWTGRPMRRYLERAQQTHPNLTVAPGDPLPALHRADVFVHPTYEDGFGYAPMEALACGVPVIVTEDTGMKEYVQPGDNGYVVPTGDTAALIDHLQMLRRRPLAATTSLLPALTPSPPAPLPAS from the coding sequence ATGCGCGTTCTCGCGTGCAACTCGCCGTATGAGCAGGGCGGCATTGGGCAGCATTTTGCGCAGCTCGTAGAGGAATCGCGGGCGGCGGGTCTGCTGTATCGCTACTACACCCCCGGCAACATTCCCGCCGCCGATGTGCTGGGGGCGCCCATTGCGCGGCCCTCGTGGTGGCACACGCTGCTTCAGGTGCCGCCGCTGCGCTGGTCGCCCGGCTGGAAGAGCTGGACGCTGAACACCTTGTTCGATCGCCACATGGCCCGTCGCCTCCCCGACGGTGCATCGGCCTACATGGGCTTTGTGGGCAAGTCGCTGCACACGTTTCGCGCGGCCCGCGCACAAGGCTACGAGACGCTGGAGCTCGTGGCCGCCAACAGCCACGTCGACCAAGTCATGCGCCAGCACCGCACCGCCGCCCGGGCCACCGGCCTCCATGATTCGTGGCTCAATGACGCCCAGCGCCGGGCCACGCGCGCCGAGTACGCCCTGGCCGACCGGATCTACGTGCATTCCAACTATGTGCGGGCAAGCTTCGTTGCTGCGGGCATTCCGTCGCACAAGCTGGTGCGCACCGTGCTGCGCCCCCACCCGCGCTTTGCGCCCCCCGCGGCCCGCCCTGCAGACGGGCGCTTCCGCATGGTGTACGTGGGCCGCCTCGATGCAACCAAGGGCATCACGCACCTCGTGGAAGCCTTTGCGGCCCTCAACGACCCGACGGCCGAGCTCACGCTCGTGGGCGGATGGACGGGCCGCCCGATGCGCCGCTACCTTGAACGCGCGCAGCAGACCCACCCAAACCTCACCGTGGCCCCCGGCGACCCGCTGCCCGCCCTGCATCGCGCCGATGTCTTTGTGCATCCGACCTACGAAGATGGCTTTGGCTACGCTCCCATGGAGGCCCTTGCCTGCGGCGTTCCGGTCATCGTGACCGAAGACACCGGCATGAAAGAGTACGTGCAACCGGGCGACAATGGATACGTGGTGCCCACCGGAGACACCGCCGCTCTCATCGACCACCTGCAGATGCTGCGCCGCCGTCCCCTGGCCGCTACAACGTCGCTGTTGCCCGCCCTCACCCCTTCTCCCCCAGCGCCCCTACCTGCATCATGA
- a CDS encoding glycosyltransferase family 4 protein, whose translation MHIAHFAPDLWAPGGIATYVRRLAHAQRARGHTVHFFCHQAPPDAPDGTRTFASDQAVVQAARDLGVDVLHLHKPLALRPPANLPVVRTMHGNQGNCPAGSRYLSRTGRPCNRTPSVAGCVWGHFVDRCEQRTAVASHWTNWLHERSQAAHIRTLPVSHFLKERMVQAGLPAEQLHVVPSPAPAPRSAFVPVPTDGPPRVLFLGRLSPQKGVDWLTKACNDVPDVHLDIAGTGAAMDDLQALAQQLGCTDRVTFHGWCAPERLAVLFQRARMVAVPSVWHEPAGLVTLEAAAAGRPVVASAVGGIPEYADPDFSLLVPPRDRAGLARTIALLAHNAPRANEMGRAGLRHAATTFSMDAFVTAVHRQYDAVHPLTLHPTAP comes from the coding sequence ATGCATATCGCGCATTTCGCTCCCGACCTGTGGGCTCCCGGCGGCATTGCAACGTACGTGCGTCGCCTGGCCCATGCGCAGCGCGCCCGGGGGCACACCGTCCACTTTTTTTGCCACCAGGCCCCGCCCGACGCCCCCGACGGAACGCGCACGTTTGCGTCTGATCAAGCCGTCGTTCAGGCCGCGCGCGACCTCGGCGTCGATGTGCTGCACCTGCACAAGCCGCTGGCGCTTCGCCCGCCCGCCAATCTGCCGGTCGTACGCACCATGCACGGCAATCAGGGCAACTGCCCCGCTGGGTCGCGCTACCTGTCGCGCACCGGCAGGCCCTGCAACCGTACCCCGTCGGTTGCAGGCTGCGTGTGGGGGCATTTTGTCGACCGCTGCGAGCAACGCACCGCTGTGGCGTCGCACTGGACGAACTGGCTGCACGAACGCTCGCAGGCCGCGCACATTCGCACCCTGCCGGTGAGTCACTTCCTAAAAGAGCGCATGGTGCAGGCCGGCCTGCCGGCGGAGCAGCTCCACGTGGTGCCCTCCCCAGCGCCCGCGCCCCGCTCCGCGTTTGTGCCCGTTCCAACCGACGGGCCGCCCCGGGTGCTGTTTTTGGGCCGCCTCTCGCCCCAAAAGGGCGTCGATTGGCTGACGAAGGCGTGCAACGACGTGCCCGATGTGCACCTCGACATTGCCGGCACCGGGGCGGCCATGGACGACCTCCAGGCCCTCGCCCAGCAGCTGGGGTGCACCGACCGCGTGACATTTCATGGCTGGTGCGCGCCCGAGCGCCTTGCCGTTCTGTTTCAGCGTGCTCGCATGGTGGCCGTGCCGTCGGTCTGGCACGAACCGGCGGGCCTCGTCACCCTCGAAGCGGCCGCGGCCGGACGCCCCGTCGTGGCCAGCGCGGTGGGCGGCATCCCCGAATATGCCGACCCCGATTTTTCGCTCCTTGTGCCCCCACGCGACCGGGCCGGGCTGGCTCGCACCATTGCCTTACTGGCCCACAATGCTCCACGCGCCAACGAGATGGGCCGCGCCGGGCTCCGCCATGCCGCCACCACCTTCAGCATGGACGCGTTCGTAACGGCCGTTCATCGGCAGTACGACGCCGTCCACCCGCTCACCTTGCACCCCACCGCCCCATGA
- a CDS encoding alpha-ketoacid dehydrogenase subunit alpha/beta, producing MPDVPTQVITDIPTRSLCHDLLLPRLIEEKMLRLIRQGRISKWFSGYGQEAIAVGSTLALSDDDYILPMHRNLGVWTTRGVPLKPLFCQLMGKQGGFTKGRDRTFHFGLPDRRIIGMISHMAAMLPVACGLGQAARLGGEDFVALAFCGDGGSREGDFHEALNLAAVWKLPVVFVVENNGYGLSTPTHEAVAAEDIADAAMGYGMPGEVVDGNDLFGVMDAVQSAADYARNEGPVLLEMKTFRMRGHEEASGTAYVPDHLFEEWKERDPVERFLRQVRSSDWMDEEALDALRAQLTATVDEVAEWALEQPPVTSTRADERADLFAPVPAGPTDASEASADESAASKRFIDAISDGLREALATDDRVVLMGQDIAAYGGVFKVTEGFVDTFGPARVRNTPIIESGAIGAAFGLALEGYRPVVELQYADFITCGFNQTVNNLATTHYRWGQPVNVTLRMPFGGDVGAGPFHSQSMEAWFMHTPGLKVVVPSTPADARRLLQTALDDPNPVLFFEHKKLYRSVRGAVPNDPSPLPFGAARVARTGTDATIVTYGLAVHWALEEAEYQAAENGVELEVIDLRTLVPWDKATVRASLEKTNRLLVLHEATRTAGVGAELAAELSEVAFTALDAPPTRVAAEQLPVPFARPLEQDIFSAQAKLRPALDTLLRF from the coding sequence ATGCCCGACGTTCCGACCCAAGTGATTACCGACATTCCGACCCGTTCGCTATGCCACGATCTGCTGCTGCCGCGCCTCATCGAGGAAAAGATGCTGCGCCTCATTCGGCAGGGACGCATTTCGAAGTGGTTCAGCGGATACGGCCAAGAGGCCATCGCCGTGGGCAGCACGTTGGCGCTGTCGGACGACGACTACATCTTGCCCATGCACCGCAACCTGGGCGTGTGGACGACCCGCGGCGTGCCGCTGAAGCCGCTGTTTTGTCAGCTGATGGGCAAGCAGGGCGGCTTTACAAAGGGACGCGACCGAACCTTTCACTTTGGACTGCCGGACCGCCGCATCATTGGCATGATCTCGCACATGGCGGCGATGCTGCCGGTGGCGTGCGGGCTGGGGCAGGCGGCGCGCTTAGGCGGCGAAGACTTTGTGGCGCTGGCTTTTTGTGGGGATGGCGGCTCGCGCGAGGGCGACTTCCACGAGGCGCTTAACCTGGCGGCGGTGTGGAAATTGCCCGTCGTGTTTGTCGTGGAAAACAACGGCTACGGCCTCTCGACGCCCACCCATGAGGCCGTGGCGGCAGAAGACATCGCGGACGCCGCGATGGGCTACGGCATGCCCGGCGAGGTGGTGGATGGCAACGACCTGTTTGGCGTGATGGATGCCGTGCAGAGCGCCGCCGATTATGCGCGCAACGAGGGGCCGGTGCTCCTGGAGATGAAAACCTTTCGGATGCGCGGTCACGAGGAAGCCTCGGGCACGGCGTACGTGCCCGATCACCTGTTTGAGGAGTGGAAAGAACGCGATCCGGTGGAGCGCTTCCTGCGGCAGGTGCGCAGCAGCGACTGGATGGACGAGGAGGCGCTGGACGCCCTGCGCGCGCAGCTCACCGCCACCGTCGACGAGGTGGCCGAGTGGGCGCTGGAGCAGCCCCCGGTGACGAGCACCCGCGCCGACGAGCGTGCCGACCTCTTCGCCCCGGTGCCCGCGGGGCCCACCGATGCGTCGGAGGCGTCCGCGGACGAATCGGCCGCGTCCAAACGGTTCATCGATGCCATCAGCGATGGGCTGCGCGAGGCCCTTGCCACCGACGACCGTGTGGTGCTGATGGGCCAGGACATCGCCGCGTACGGCGGCGTCTTCAAGGTCACCGAAGGCTTCGTCGATACGTTTGGCCCGGCCCGCGTGCGCAACACGCCCATCATTGAAAGCGGCGCGATTGGGGCCGCGTTTGGGCTGGCCCTTGAGGGCTACCGGCCCGTGGTGGAGCTGCAGTACGCCGACTTCATCACGTGCGGGTTCAATCAGACGGTAAACAACCTGGCCACCACGCACTACCGATGGGGGCAGCCGGTAAACGTGACGCTGCGCATGCCCTTTGGCGGCGACGTGGGGGCGGGGCCGTTCCACTCGCAGTCGATGGAGGCGTGGTTTATGCACACACCGGGGCTGAAGGTGGTGGTGCCGTCGACCCCGGCCGATGCACGTCGCTTGTTGCAGACGGCGCTGGACGATCCGAACCCCGTGCTGTTCTTTGAGCACAAGAAGCTGTACCGGTCGGTGCGGGGCGCCGTCCCGAACGACCCGTCGCCGCTCCCTTTTGGCGCGGCCCGCGTAGCGCGCACCGGCACCGATGCCACCATCGTCACCTACGGGCTGGCGGTGCACTGGGCGCTGGAAGAAGCCGAGTACCAGGCCGCCGAGAATGGCGTGGAGCTGGAGGTCATCGACCTGCGCACGCTCGTGCCGTGGGATAAAGCAACGGTGCGGGCGTCGCTCGAAAAGACGAATCGCCTCCTCGTATTGCACGAGGCGACGCGCACAGCGGGCGTGGGCGCCGAGTTGGCCGCCGAGCTCTCCGAAGTTGCGTTCACAGCGCTCGATGCTCCGCCGACGCGTGTGGCGGCCGAGCAGCTGCCGGTGCCGTTTGCGCGGCCGCTGGAGCAAGACATCTTCTCGGCCCAAGCCAAGCTGCGCCCGGCCCTCGACACGTTGCTCCGCTTCTGA
- the dcd gene encoding dCTP deaminase yields the protein MILPDHRIRRRAVDYDMIAPFVDGQVRDGVISYGLSSFGYDMRIADEFRVFTPNIYNSVVDPKQIDERAMVEYQTDDHILIPPNSYVLGRSVEYFRMPDDLLAVVLGKSTYARSGIIVNVTPLEPGWEGHVTIEVGNATPLPAKVYANEGIAQVLFLQGEAPEISYADKSGKYQHQRGITLPRMDA from the coding sequence ATGATTCTGCCCGACCATCGCATCCGCCGCCGTGCTGTAGACTACGACATGATTGCGCCGTTCGTTGACGGCCAGGTGCGCGACGGCGTAATCAGCTACGGCCTCAGCTCGTTTGGCTACGATATGCGCATCGCCGACGAGTTTCGCGTCTTTACGCCCAACATCTACAACAGCGTCGTCGACCCCAAGCAGATCGACGAGCGCGCCATGGTGGAATACCAAACCGACGACCACATTCTCATTCCACCCAATTCGTACGTGCTGGGGCGCTCGGTAGAATACTTCCGCATGCCCGATGACCTGCTCGCCGTCGTCCTTGGCAAATCGACCTATGCGCGGTCGGGAATCATTGTGAACGTAACGCCCCTTGAGCCCGGCTGGGAGGGCCACGTGACCATTGAGGTGGGCAACGCCACGCCGCTGCCGGCCAAGGTGTACGCCAACGAGGGCATCGCGCAGGTGCTGTTCTTGCAAGGCGAAGCGCCCGAAATTTCGTACGCCGACAAGTCGGGCAAGTACCAGCACCAGCGCGGCATTACGCTACCGCGCATGGACGCATAG
- a CDS encoding sulfotransferase domain-containing protein, translating into MTRLPSLRVVYGHHKCATGWITEIMRECAFHLGLRHDIVHLPSDIAPHGNLGGRVATRQPDLLFYTNATHAQARTLPAHRGVHVVRDPRDVLVSAYFSHLRSHPTDEWPALQPHRAALQAADKDEGLLLELAFSQDVFDAMAAWDYGQAHVLELKMEVLTAAPLDGFTQIADFFGWLDAPAGGVRKTVRQAQLRWNRLSHKGKRLTGGWPLLPLPRRRLASMPHDQLVRILEAKSFKKLSGGRARGEEKRSSHYRKGVPGDWANHFTPAVTDAFKARYGDLLVRLGYASNQSW; encoded by the coding sequence ATGACCCGCTTGCCTTCCCTTCGCGTAGTGTACGGCCACCACAAGTGCGCCACCGGCTGGATCACCGAGATCATGCGCGAATGCGCCTTTCACCTCGGCCTCCGTCACGACATCGTCCACCTCCCAAGCGATATTGCGCCGCATGGGAATTTGGGGGGCCGCGTGGCGACGCGACAGCCCGACCTGCTCTTCTACACCAATGCCACCCATGCCCAGGCCCGTACGCTGCCGGCCCACCGCGGCGTGCACGTGGTGCGCGACCCGCGCGACGTGCTCGTGTCGGCGTACTTCTCGCACCTGCGCTCGCACCCCACCGACGAGTGGCCCGCGCTTCAGCCGCACCGCGCGGCCCTGCAGGCAGCCGATAAGGACGAAGGACTGCTGTTGGAGCTTGCGTTCAGCCAGGACGTCTTCGATGCGATGGCCGCGTGGGACTACGGCCAGGCCCACGTGCTTGAGCTCAAGATGGAAGTACTGACGGCCGCGCCGCTGGATGGCTTCACCCAAATCGCCGACTTCTTTGGCTGGCTGGATGCGCCCGCAGGCGGCGTCCGCAAAACCGTGCGTCAGGCCCAACTGCGGTGGAACCGCCTCAGCCACAAGGGCAAGCGCCTCACCGGCGGCTGGCCCCTGCTGCCGCTGCCGCGCCGGCGCCTCGCGTCCATGCCGCACGATCAGCTGGTGCGCATTCTTGAGGCGAAGAGCTTTAAGAAGCTCTCCGGGGGCCGCGCGCGCGGAGAGGAGAAGCGGTCCAGCCACTACCGCAAAGGCGTGCCGGGCGACTGGGCCAATCACTTTACCCCCGCCGTCACCGACGCCTTCAAAGCACGCTACGGCGACCTGCTCGTCCGGCTGGGCTATGCTTCCAACCAATCCTGGTAA
- a CDS encoding alpha/beta hydrolase family protein: MLRAFVLACCVLAGSVAPAGAQSAGPDSSLVGTWMGRLSLQGTSLRVVFHLRPAAGDSLTGTMDSPDQGATGIPLTDVARQSDTLRVAVGSIAGRFEGVIGDSLRVIRGRWAQGGLQLPLVLRRTDAPPTVRRPQTPKPPFPYTTRPVAFQNPQAGITLRGTLTLPTGPAPHPGVVLIAGSGPQDRDGTLFKHKPLAVLADYLTRRGIAVLRFDERGVGASGGQQRGATTADLATDVQAALAHLATVPAVDTSALGLIGHSEGGLIAPMVANASSRVDFVVLLAASAVSGDVILADQLAYRTKQQGFNRRNRAVQQGVQQRIFYVLKQTQWDSTRVATELKQIMRDVQGISGTQTMNREVRRLMSPWLRYFITYDPQAALRQLSVPTLALFPGNDRQVMPDTNQTAMRQALAARDNNTFTIERLSGLNHLFQPSATGDPSEYGAIAQTFSPAALRRIYRWIHEQTPQLLPKTPEAP, translated from the coding sequence ATGCTTCGCGCTTTTGTTTTGGCTTGTTGCGTGCTCGCAGGATCAGTCGCGCCCGCCGGGGCGCAGTCCGCGGGCCCCGATTCGTCGCTTGTGGGCACCTGGATGGGACGCCTTTCGCTGCAGGGCACGTCGCTACGGGTGGTGTTTCATCTCCGCCCGGCCGCTGGCGATTCGCTCACCGGCACCATGGATAGCCCCGACCAGGGCGCTACGGGCATTCCGCTAACGGACGTTGCCCGCCAGTCCGACACGCTCCGCGTTGCGGTGGGCTCCATTGCGGGGCGTTTTGAAGGCGTGATTGGCGACAGCCTACGGGTCATTCGCGGGCGCTGGGCGCAGGGGGGCTTGCAGTTGCCGCTTGTGCTGCGCCGTACCGACGCGCCGCCTACGGTGCGCCGCCCCCAAACGCCCAAGCCGCCCTTTCCCTACACCACGCGGCCGGTGGCTTTTCAGAATCCGCAAGCAGGCATCACGCTGCGCGGCACGCTCACGCTGCCCACGGGGCCCGCGCCGCATCCGGGGGTCGTGCTCATCGCGGGCTCGGGGCCGCAAGATCGCGACGGCACCCTCTTCAAGCACAAGCCGCTGGCGGTACTGGCCGATTACCTCACGCGCCGCGGCATTGCGGTGCTGCGCTTCGACGAACGGGGCGTCGGGGCGTCGGGCGGCCAACAGCGCGGCGCCACCACCGCCGATCTGGCCACCGACGTGCAGGCGGCCCTTGCGCATCTCGCCACGGTGCCGGCGGTCGACACGTCGGCCCTCGGCCTCATTGGCCACAGCGAAGGCGGCCTCATTGCGCCGATGGTGGCCAACGCCTCATCGCGCGTAGACTTCGTGGTGCTGCTGGCGGCGTCCGCGGTATCGGGCGATGTCATCCTCGCCGATCAGCTGGCCTACCGGACCAAGCAGCAGGGCTTTAACCGACGCAACCGGGCCGTGCAGCAGGGCGTGCAGCAGCGCATCTTTTACGTGCTCAAGCAAACGCAATGGGACTCCACGCGGGTGGCTACCGAGCTAAAGCAAATCATGCGCGATGTGCAGGGGATCTCGGGCACCCAAACGATGAACCGAGAGGTGCGCCGTCTCATGAGCCCGTGGCTGCGTTACTTCATCACCTACGATCCGCAGGCGGCCTTGCGACAGCTGTCGGTGCCCACGTTGGCGCTCTTTCCCGGAAACGACCGGCAGGTAATGCCCGATACGAACCAGACGGCCATGCGCCAGGCCCTCGCGGCCCGCGATAATAACACGTTCACGATTGAGCGGCTGTCGGGGCTCAACCACCTGTTTCAGCCGTCTGCGACGGGCGATCCGTCAGAGTACGGCGCGATTGCGCAGACCTTCAGCCCGGCGGCGCTCCGGCGCATCTACCGCTGGATTCATGAGCAGACGCCGCAGTTGCTTCCCAAGACGCCCGAGGCGCCCTAG
- a CDS encoding elongation factor G: protein MATYDGLHIRNIALAGHQDSGKTALAEAMLHASGAIERMGTIAEGTTRSDYHPSEQERQTSIFTSLLHADWHGHKINILDTPGYPDFVSEVIAAMKVADTAVYLMDARAGVQVGTELSWTYGAMTDTPAMFVINHLDHAEADFRMLVEQIKDRFGAGATVVQLPAGSGTRTVIDVLRMEQLYYPEGQSTPAVQPIDAAFQDEAQALHRDLVEDIAANDEALMELYFEKDNLTEDEMRDGLHAAMVERQLFPIFVTSATEQIGVSRLMHFITNVCPTPLDRPLATRDDASFVPDPDGPAAAFVYRTMSEAHVGSYAFVRVCNGSVRAGQDLHNARTGTAERLGTLYTLNGADRTPVDRLVTGDLGAIVKLKDTHTNDTLHDLSIDVAISPIEFPEPRYRMAVRAANGQEDKLARGLHQLTAEDPSLVVTHDPLLNQLTLSGQGQMHLDIAKQRLADRAGVEITFERPKIAYRETVRTDARATYRHKKQSGGAGQFADIALYLAPLSDTFDPPSDITVRDETTLTTDWDATVHFVDAIVGGVIDMRRFSGAIQKGVLDAMAEGPTAGFPVGDIRVAVYDGGMHPVDSNEAAFRAAAAAAFRRAFEDARPAVREPLFTLTVTTPDAYTGDVISDLNARRGRIQGMTVDGPFQKIEALIPEAELYQYATALRSITHGRGLHHARFSHYAQVPRDVQASLTDAHVAA, encoded by the coding sequence ATGGCTACCTACGACGGATTGCACATTCGCAACATCGCCCTTGCGGGGCACCAAGACAGCGGAAAGACGGCCCTAGCCGAAGCGATGCTTCATGCCAGCGGTGCCATTGAACGCATGGGCACCATAGCCGAGGGCACCACCCGTAGCGACTACCACCCCAGCGAGCAAGAGCGACAAACGTCGATTTTCACCTCGCTGCTGCACGCCGACTGGCACGGTCACAAGATCAACATCCTGGATACGCCCGGCTACCCCGATTTTGTGAGCGAGGTGATTGCGGCCATGAAAGTGGCCGACACCGCCGTCTACCTGATGGATGCGCGCGCCGGGGTGCAGGTGGGCACCGAGCTGTCGTGGACGTACGGGGCCATGACCGACACGCCCGCCATGTTTGTGATTAACCACCTGGATCATGCCGAGGCCGACTTCCGAATGCTGGTCGAGCAGATCAAGGATCGCTTTGGCGCGGGCGCAACCGTGGTGCAGCTCCCGGCCGGGTCGGGCACGCGCACGGTCATTGACGTGCTGCGCATGGAGCAGCTGTACTACCCGGAGGGCCAGTCGACGCCAGCGGTGCAGCCCATCGACGCGGCGTTTCAGGACGAGGCGCAGGCGCTGCACCGGGATCTCGTGGAAGACATTGCGGCCAATGACGAGGCCCTCATGGAGCTGTACTTCGAGAAGGATAACCTGACGGAGGATGAGATGCGCGACGGGCTGCACGCCGCCATGGTAGAGCGACAGCTCTTTCCCATTTTTGTGACCAGCGCGACCGAGCAAATTGGCGTGTCGCGGCTCATGCACTTCATCACCAACGTGTGCCCGACCCCGCTCGACCGCCCGCTTGCCACGCGCGACGACGCCTCATTCGTGCCCGATCCCGACGGCCCCGCGGCCGCCTTTGTATACCGCACCATGAGCGAGGCCCACGTGGGCTCGTACGCGTTCGTGCGCGTGTGCAACGGCAGCGTGCGCGCCGGGCAAGACCTTCACAATGCCCGCACCGGCACCGCCGAACGGCTGGGCACGCTCTACACCCTCAACGGCGCCGACCGCACGCCCGTCGACCGCCTCGTAACCGGCGACCTGGGCGCCATCGTGAAGCTCAAAGACACGCACACCAACGACACGCTGCACGATCTGTCAATCGATGTGGCTATTTCGCCAATTGAGTTTCCAGAGCCGCGCTACCGCATGGCCGTCCGCGCGGCCAACGGGCAGGAAGACAAGCTGGCGCGCGGGCTGCATCAGCTGACAGCCGAAGATCCGTCGCTCGTTGTGACGCACGATCCTCTGCTCAACCAACTGACCCTGAGCGGCCAGGGGCAGATGCACCTCGACATTGCCAAGCAGCGCCTCGCCGACCGCGCGGGCGTCGAGATTACGTTTGAGCGTCCAAAGATTGCCTACCGCGAGACGGTGCGCACGGACGCGCGGGCTACGTACCGGCACAAGAAACAAAGCGGTGGCGCCGGGCAGTTTGCCGACATTGCGCTGTACCTTGCGCCGCTCAGCGACACGTTCGATCCGCCCTCCGACATTACCGTACGCGACGAAACGACCCTAACCACCGACTGGGACGCCACCGTGCACTTTGTGGATGCCATTGTGGGCGGTGTCATCGACATGCGGCGCTTCTCTGGCGCCATTCAGAAGGGCGTGCTCGATGCGATGGCCGAGGGCCCCACCGCCGGATTTCCGGTCGGCGACATCCGCGTGGCGGTGTATGACGGCGGTATGCACCCGGTGGACTCCAACGAGGCCGCGTTTCGTGCGGCGGCCGCAGCGGCTTTTCGCCGTGCGTTTGAAGACGCGCGGCCCGCGGTGCGCGAACCCCTCTTTACCCTTACCGTCACGACGCCCGACGCCTACACGGGCGATGTCATCAGCGACCTCAACGCGCGGCGCGGGCGCATCCAGGGCATGACGGTGGACGGCCCGTTCCAAAAGATTGAAGCACTCATTCCCGAAGCCGAGCTGTACCAGTACGCCACAGCCCTCCGCTCCATCACCCATGGCCGCGGGCTTCACCACGCGCGCTTCAGCCACTACGCGCAGGTGCCCCGCGACGTGCAAGCCTCGCTCACCGACGCACACGTGGCCGCCTGA